From a region of the Hypanus sabinus isolate sHypSab1 chromosome 2, sHypSab1.hap1, whole genome shotgun sequence genome:
- the cdkn3 gene encoding cyclin-dependent kinase inhibitor 3 isoform X3, producing the protein MKNLKKSTTCHSKYLGCKFKDVRRNLQKDLEDLKSYNIQDVFVFCTKGEMVKYRVPNLLESYQQEGFMVHHHPLPDGSVPDIASCWKILEELRICLENGKTTLVQCYGGLGRSCLIAACLLQLSDTMLPEEAINLLRELRGTRAIQTVKQYNYLHDFRDNVATYLETKEDSPCRSVSR; encoded by the exons atgaagaatttgaagaagaGCACCACTTGCCACTCCAAGTATCTTG GTTGTAAATTTAAAGATGTAAGGAGAAACCTTCAGAAAGATCTAG AGGACCTCAAGAGCTACAATATACAAGATGTATTTGTGTTCTGCACCAAGGGAGAAATGGTGAAGTACAGGGTTCCAAACTTGTTAGAATCATACCAGCAGGAAGGATTCATGGTGCATCACCATCCTTTACCCGATGGAAGTGTTCCTGATATTGCAAGCTGTTGGAAAATTCTGGAAGAGTTGAGAATCTGCTTGGAAAATGGCAAGACAACCCTTGTTCA ATGTTATGGAGGTCTAGGACGCTCATGTCTAA TTGCTGCATGTCTCCTTCAATTGTCTGATACCATGCTACCAGAAGAAGCAATTAACCTTCTTCGTGAACTAAGAGGAACCAGAGCTATTCAAACTGTAAAG CAATACAACTACTTGCATGATTTTCGAGATAATGTGGCAACATACTTGGAAACAAAGGAAGACTCGCCATGTCGATCAGTGTCAAGATGA
- the cdkn3 gene encoding cyclin-dependent kinase inhibitor 3 isoform X1 — protein MNLTPTTRASEFDSSDEEFEEEHHLPLQVSWLDLAVLNYQQSLGICALPDFQILQLLLAFNPYPEVFPKGHFCLQGCKFKDVRRNLQKDLEDLKSYNIQDVFVFCTKGEMVKYRVPNLLESYQQEGFMVHHHPLPDGSVPDIASCWKILEELRICLENGKTTLVQCYGGLGRSCLIAACLLQLSDTMLPEEAINLLRELRGTRAIQTVKQYNYLHDFRDNVATYLETKEDSPCRSVSR, from the exons ATGAATCTG ACTCCGACAACAAGGGCAAGTGAATTTGATTCTTcagatgaagaatttgaagaagaGCACCACTTGCCACTCCAAGTATCTTG GTTGGATTTAGCTGTGCTGAACTACCAACAGTCCCTTGGAATCTGTGCACTACCAG ATTTCCAGATCTTACAGCTGCTTTTGGCTTTTAATCCCTACCCTGAGGTATTTCCCAAAGGACACTTTTGTCTTCAAG GTTGTAAATTTAAAGATGTAAGGAGAAACCTTCAGAAAGATCTAG AGGACCTCAAGAGCTACAATATACAAGATGTATTTGTGTTCTGCACCAAGGGAGAAATGGTGAAGTACAGGGTTCCAAACTTGTTAGAATCATACCAGCAGGAAGGATTCATGGTGCATCACCATCCTTTACCCGATGGAAGTGTTCCTGATATTGCAAGCTGTTGGAAAATTCTGGAAGAGTTGAGAATCTGCTTGGAAAATGGCAAGACAACCCTTGTTCA ATGTTATGGAGGTCTAGGACGCTCATGTCTAA TTGCTGCATGTCTCCTTCAATTGTCTGATACCATGCTACCAGAAGAAGCAATTAACCTTCTTCGTGAACTAAGAGGAACCAGAGCTATTCAAACTGTAAAG CAATACAACTACTTGCATGATTTTCGAGATAATGTGGCAACATACTTGGAAACAAAGGAAGACTCGCCATGTCGATCAGTGTCAAGATGA
- the cdkn3 gene encoding cyclin-dependent kinase inhibitor 3 isoform X2: MNLTPTTRASEFDSSDEEFEEEHHLPLQVSWLDLAVLNYQQSLGICALPGCKFKDVRRNLQKDLEDLKSYNIQDVFVFCTKGEMVKYRVPNLLESYQQEGFMVHHHPLPDGSVPDIASCWKILEELRICLENGKTTLVQCYGGLGRSCLIAACLLQLSDTMLPEEAINLLRELRGTRAIQTVKQYNYLHDFRDNVATYLETKEDSPCRSVSR, from the exons ATGAATCTG ACTCCGACAACAAGGGCAAGTGAATTTGATTCTTcagatgaagaatttgaagaagaGCACCACTTGCCACTCCAAGTATCTTG GTTGGATTTAGCTGTGCTGAACTACCAACAGTCCCTTGGAATCTGTGCACTACCAG GTTGTAAATTTAAAGATGTAAGGAGAAACCTTCAGAAAGATCTAG AGGACCTCAAGAGCTACAATATACAAGATGTATTTGTGTTCTGCACCAAGGGAGAAATGGTGAAGTACAGGGTTCCAAACTTGTTAGAATCATACCAGCAGGAAGGATTCATGGTGCATCACCATCCTTTACCCGATGGAAGTGTTCCTGATATTGCAAGCTGTTGGAAAATTCTGGAAGAGTTGAGAATCTGCTTGGAAAATGGCAAGACAACCCTTGTTCA ATGTTATGGAGGTCTAGGACGCTCATGTCTAA TTGCTGCATGTCTCCTTCAATTGTCTGATACCATGCTACCAGAAGAAGCAATTAACCTTCTTCGTGAACTAAGAGGAACCAGAGCTATTCAAACTGTAAAG CAATACAACTACTTGCATGATTTTCGAGATAATGTGGCAACATACTTGGAAACAAAGGAAGACTCGCCATGTCGATCAGTGTCAAGATGA